Proteins encoded together in one Ipomoea triloba cultivar NCNSP0323 chromosome 4, ASM357664v1 window:
- the LOC116016348 gene encoding cytochrome b561 and DOMON domain-containing protein At3g61750 encodes MAPISSRLQELLVVILIIIVSGRSNNNVEAQNTEVAQDKKALCSISLASFLPPPYGAMENMICQPLWNSNFLLRYSQTKDNVVTIVASTLYTSGWVGIGFSRNGKMINSSSMVGWITPEGKARMRQYLLEGFKPSQVKHDKGELPLTTTPPLVVLQGATIYLAFQLKFPMRLRAQPIILAFAHRYPHHLRLTNHDDKTTINFDFSTGASYSVSVSPSGIMKTKKTHGVLGIMGWGLFSPSGAIFARYLRQRGGDNALWFYLHVSAQFIGFILGLAGVVMGLRLYTRMHAHVPAHRGIGIFLLLLSILQVLAFFLRPHEDSKHRKYWNLYHSWVGRIALFFGALNIVLGIHYAEAGDEWQIGYGFLLGSTLLACIILETLLRMKNKKLNNPPHHRPDFPMNSMDH; translated from the exons ATGGCTCCAATTTCAAGCAGACTCCAAGAATTACTTGTTGTGATCTTGATCATCATCGTTTCTGGGAGATCAAATAATAATGTTGAAGCTCAGAACACAGAAGTTGCCCAAGATAAAAAAGCACTATGCAGCATCAGTCTTGCGTCGTTTCTTCCTCCTCCCTATGGGGCTATGGAAAACATGATTTGTCAGCCTCTTTGGAATTCTAATTTCCTGCTAAGA tatTCGCAGACAAAAGACAACGTGGTGACAATAGTGGCATCGACTCTATACACCAGTGGGTGGGTAGGAATTGGGTTTTCAAGAAATGGAAAGATGATCAACTCTAGCTCCATGGTTGGATGGATAACACCAGAAGGTAAAGCCAGAATGAGGCAGTACTTATTGGAGGGATTCAAGCCTTCACAGGTAAAACATGACAAAGGTGAACTGCCATTGACCACCACTCCTCCCCTGGTTGTGCTACAAGGCGCCACTATTTACCTGGCATTCCAATTGAAATTCCCAATGCGCCTCAGAGCTCAACCAATCATCCTAGCATTTGCACATAGATATCCCCATCATCTCCGCCTTACAAACCATGATGACAAGACCACCATCAACTTTGACTTCTCCACAG GAGCTTCGTATTCAGTATCTGTTTCACCTAGTGGTATCATGAAAACAAAGAAGACACATGGTGTTTTAGGAATCATGGGATGGGGTTTGTTCTCCCCTAGCGGGGCAATTTTTGCAAGATACCTCAGGCAACGAGGAGGAGATAATGCATTGTGGTTTTACCTTCATGTTTCTGCTCAGTTCATTGGATTCATATTAGGACTTGCTGGTGTGGTTATGGGCCTTCGACTGTACACAAGAATGCATGCCCACGTTCCAGCACATAGGGGCATTggcatttttcttcttctcctcagTATTCTCCAG GTGTTAGCATTTTTCCTACGTCCCCACGAAGACAGCAAACATCGCAAGTACTGGAATTTGTATCATTCTTGGGTTGGAAGGATTGCACTTTTCTTTGGAGCTTTGAACATTGTGTTGGGAATACACTACGCAGAAGCAGGGGATGAATGGCAGATAGGATACGGGTTTCTTCTTGGATCAACACTACTCGCATGTATTATCCTCGAAACATTGTTAAGGATGAAGAACAAGAAGCTAAACAATCCACCCCACCACCGTCCAGACTTCCCAATGAATTCTATGGATCACTAA